From the genome of Rubripirellula reticaptiva:
AGCTATTGGTTCCGGCTGAAGAGTAAATAGACGTCTTGGCAGAGACTTCAACGCTCGCAGTTGACACATTTATGAAAGCGAATCACGCGCAAGTGAAAGGGCGAGTTTTGTCGGGGAAGACGAAGACGTCGTAGGTTCCCTTCACCACGCGATCCTTAAATTGCAGCCACGTCGTCGACGACGTGGCCGCTGCTCAAGTCGATCATTTGCAATCCAGACCCCGGTTCCACGTGGCGTCGAGCCAATGGCCAGTCCGTTTGGGCCATCGCCATCGTCTCGAAATTTCAGAATTGCAATCGCATCTTTGCGGTGTTACTAGGCAACTCGCTTGCGGCGACCACGAAAAGTACTGGCCACCAAACCAATCGCAAGTACACCCAACGAAGATGGCTCGGGCACTGCTGTGGCTTGAATTCCAAGCGAGGGGTTTCCGACAGTCGCGAGCCCGTTGCTGGCGTTCACGGTGCCTTGGGAAGTGTTGAACTGAAAGAAGTTTGCATCGAAGCCTGTGTTGAGAAATTGACCGACTTCGGTCTGTCCCGCAGGGGCATTGGATACCGAAAAGGTAATCTCGCCAACCTTCAATCGCTGATTGGCAATCGCCGGCACATTTCCGGCTGCTCCTGAAAAACCGCGATTCGCGGCAAATGGAGCACTCAAGACATTCGCCGTTTCAGTTCCGAATCCAAAATTGGTTGCTTCGAAGCTCACGAAGCTCGCAACCGCCGGGTTCGTAAACAACGTCGGAACGTTGTACGACAAAATTACCGTATCTACGTTGGATGTGGCATAAATTCCAATCGCGACATCGCCTGTGAATTGCTCGGTGACGGGGAAAAATTCTCCCGAAACCACGATGGCCGCATTGCATGCACCGCTAGAACCAATTGCCAAAGCAACAGCAAGTCCTAGCAACATTCTCTTGATCATCTCTACCTACTTACCGAGTGACAAAATATGGATTCTTCCGTTTTATTGAACGGAATTTAAAAGCAACGCGAAGAAAAATTGTCGAGACAACGATCGCGAAGCATCAGCCTAGTCAGAACAATTCTTTTAGGGTGGCGTCCACCGAATCGGCCCAACTTTCTTCGGATTCCTCTTCGCTGAGCAGCGACAACGAATCAGCAGAAGCAATCAACGGACTTGGGCTGGGAATTTCCGGCGGAGCAACTGGGTTGCCGAAAGGCAAGAAGCTGAACTGGACCGCTGCCACCGTGTCGGTATCGTCCCCCAGCAAGAAGCCGTCGCCACTGATGTCCGTGAACGGATCGTAGCCGTCACCGCCGGCGAACGTGAACTGCACTGCTGCAACGTTGTCGGTGTCATCCCCGAGCAAGAAGCCATCGCCCGACGTGTCACCGGGAAGCACATTGATGCGGAAGGTGAAGTCGCCTCCGGCAGTTGTATTTCCCGACACCGTGCTGATCGATTCAGTCCAATCGCCGTCGAGTAAGTTGCCGCTGGTGTCCTGAACCGAGTCGTTAATGGTGAGCAGCAATTTTTCAGCGCCGAACACCACACTGCTGTCGAGTTGGATGGTCAGCTTGAACGGCCCCGCCCCGCCACCGTCGGTATAGATTGCGGTCAGACCCGGTGAAGCTTCGTAGTCGAGGATGTTGAGACCCGCCAGCGAAAGGTTGCTGAGGTCGATATCCGATCCGCCAAACTGCTGCACGTCCTCGCTGAACTCAACGATGATCGTGTCCAGTTTGGACCAAGTCATATTCTTGAGCTGATCAGCACCGGGCAGCGACAAGCCTTCCGCGTCGATCGGGTCAACGAATGACTTGAAGAAGGACGACCACGACGACGAAGCGATTTTCACCTCCGTGATCGTCGGCGGAGTATCGTCGACGCCGATCACATCCAAGCGAACTTCGCCTGCGGAATACACCACGTCCCAGCCCAGGCCAGCGGATAGAGCTGGCAGCGTTTCGACAGCGAATGTGCCGCTAATCCCTTCGGTCGACGTCATGATCGTGAACGAGTCGTCCAGTGCGGGCACGAATCCGTTGATCAGTTCGACTTTCAAATCACCATCAAGCGAGGCAGTTCCTGTGTGAACGATTTGGTCATGGCCACTGCTACCGGGCGTCGTGCCGCCAATTTCTAAAATGACGTCGGCGCCAGAAGCGTAGTCTACGCTTCCGCTGATAATTTGCGCGGGGCTGAAACCTGGACTGTACGTGCCGGTGATACTGACGTTGTTCAGGTTCCCGACGCCTTTGTAATAACCGGGAAGCGTGATCGGTTCGACCGGCCCGGTCAGGCTGTTGCCCGTGACGCTGCCGTTGATCATTGATAACAGGGCAATATCATCGGGCGTGTTGAGCGTGCCGAAGCCGGTCAAGTTATTTCCGGTGTCAATCAGTACGCCGTTGGCGGATATCAATGTGCCCGCAACACCGCCAGAGCCCAACGTCGTGAGTGATCCCAAGACCGCTTGATTGGAATCGAGAAGCGTTACCGTACTGGTGCCAACTTGTAGTTCGCCTCGCGTTGCAAAACCGATCGGGGACAACGCATTCCCAATCGTGAGGGAATCAAGTGCTTGAATCAACGATCCTGTTTCGCCGGCGAACGGGCCGTCGATTAAGCCGAAGCCGATCAAGGATTCCGCCGCACCTAAGACGATTGTGCTTGTCGACGCGAGTGTTCCGCCGTTGATGAGCGTGAGACTCCCCATATCCACGGGGCTGCTTGAACCAATCGTCAAGGATTCGTTGCTTCCAATGTTTAGCACGCTCGTCGCGGCAAACGTCAGCATGCCGTCAAAAGTCAATGCTTCATAGTCGCTGAATCGAATCGTGTTCGATCCGCCAACATCAAAGTTCGTCAACCGAGCATTTCCGAGCGGCGCCATATCCATCGAGTAGACCGACTGAGTATTCCCCGTCCCTGTTACAGTCAACGAGTCACCCGCACCGCTGCCGCCGAACACATCGATTCCGCCGGCCAACCGGAAATAGCCGCCCGTCGCGTAGTCGATGACGATCGCATCAGCGTCCAAGTTAGACCCTAAGATGGTCAGTGAGCTTGTGGTCGCCAGCAACGTGTTGCTCAGCAAGGAAGGTCCGGCCTGATCAATCACCAGCAAGTCGTCTCCACTTCGTCGAACCACGATGGAGTGGGAAACGCCTGACCCTAATGTCACGACAACTTCGGTACCGAACTGCGAAGTGGACGGGGCATCGATAACCACCAGTTCGTTGTTCGTCGTATCCGCAAGTGAGTTGCCCAGCGGGTCTGTCGCCACGACATCCACATTGAAGACACCCACCGCTAGGGGAGCAATCTGGTCGGTGAGAAGACGCCACGTGCCATCGTGCATGTTTTCGGCGGCGTACGTGTTGCTATCGATCGTAACGGCAATGCTTGCCGTTCGATCATTGACTGTACCCGTCAAACGAGGGCTGCTATTGATCGTCGTCAGCGATTCCACGGTGACCGCAGGTGCCGTCAGGTCGACGCTCCAGGTGAGTCGCAAACCGTTCGCCAGAGCGTGTCCGACTGAATCGGTGATTCCGGACGTCGAACTGTTCAAAACTAGCTCGTAACGTCCGTCACTCGACGTCAGTAAGTCGAGATTGCCGAGAGTCCATGTGCCTGCACCATTGTCGGTGAGTGTCGCACCGCCGGGCAATAGATTGCTGCCGCTATTGCGAGTAAGCACAAGGTCGTTGATGCCAAAGTTCTGAATGCCTTCGCTGAAAGTGATGACCAAAGAGTCAATCGGCGTGTTGCGAAGATTCGGCACAACAGGCGGTGCGGATACCGTTGGTGATGTTGTATCGGCGATCGTAATCGTTGACACACTCGATGTCGTGCTGCCACCGTCGTCGTCTTGAACCGTCACCGTCACGTTGTACGTGCCTGGATTAGCGTAGACGTGTTTGGAGGTGAAGGCGTAGTTGTTGAGCTGCGCAATCGCAAGCGGATGGAATTCAACTGCCAGATCGAGAGTGTACTCGTCACCAGCTTGCAACGTCGTCGCGCCTCCCGCTCCATCCGAACGTTGTACTAGGATCGCGTACTCAGCGGTTGCATTTGCGAAAAGTTCGATATAGTTCAGTTCGTTTGCCCAGATGTCACCGGTAGATAGCGTTCCAGTATCAACATTGACAATGGTTAGCACCGCATCGAAATTGGCATCGCGAACAGCGAAAACGTCAAAGCCGTATTGCGGTGCAACGAAGCGGTACCAGTCGTCGGTTCCGTCGCCCAACCCGCGGACGCTAACGCCCGGGAAACCACCAACGATTGGAATCGGACTGTTCTCTTTCCAAGGGAGAACCTCCAGATCCTGCCCCGTCGCGTACGTGTTGTTCGGCTCGACTTCCGCAAAGAGGTCTGGGCCAGCCATTGGAGGACGTTGCAACTGCATTCGAATTGGCAACACAGTTCCATCGCCATAGTCGACTTGGCCACGCAATGGTTCTTGATCTACCGTTCCAATAATCAACCCATTGATGTCAGACGCCGTGCCAGTGAATGTCACCGTGGTGTCTTCGTTCGCTGTCGTTGGACCGGACAGAGTTACATTTTGCGGTGCCAGGTTTTCGATGGTGATCTTCGTTGAATCTGTTCCAACGCCGCCGTCTTTATCCGTCACCTTCAGCGTTGCAACATATACACCGCTGTCTGGATATTTGTGCTGCACGTAGACATCATAGGTGCCCGGATATGTGTAAGTTTCAGACGTCCCATCGCCGAAATCCAACTCGTAGTTGAAATCACCGTCGGCGCTTACATCGCTAACCGTGAATTGCATCGTGACTTCGTTATTGTTCACGCCTTCGTCGATCGTCTGATCGGCGGGAGCGGTCACCACGGGAGCTCGATTCGCAACGATGATTAGCGTACTCGTCGGCGAGGTTGCTGCTCCGTCTTTATCCGTCACCGTCAATGTAGCGGTGTAAGTACCGTTGTCCTGCGGAATGAAGCTGACAGTTGGCAGATTCGCAGCAGGAGTTAACGAGACTGGATTCGAATTTTCGTCGACGATTGTCCAAGAATAAGTCAACGTGTCGGCTGAGCCGGCGTCGTGAATCACCGGTGCCAACGTGACTTGAACGCCTTCCGTTCCAAACGTCGTCGCCCCAAAGGCAATCGTCGGCGTGACGTTGCTTGTAACGACGGTCGAGACAATCTGGGTAGTGGCAAACGCAGTTGCGCCGATGGTGTCAGTTACCGTCAGTTCAACCGAGTATGTCGCATTGTCCGCGGCCGCGAACGCGAAGGTCGATTCCGTGCCGGCGATATCGGGCAAGCCGGCAGCGAAGGCTTGCCAAGCATAGGTGCGAGTCGCGTTCAAGGCCTTCTGCGAAACGCTCGACGAATCGAACATGAACACGTCGCCTTCGTCACCGGATTGGTTCGCAACCACCGCAATCGACGGATTGACTGAGATGGTGGACATCGTCGACGTAGCCGCCCCGAAAGAGTCCGTTGCCGTCAACGTAACAACGTAGGAACCAGCGAACATCGGCGTGAACTCGAAGTTACTTTCTGACGACACAAAACCCGCAGGTTCGCTATTGAATGAGACTTCCCAGAAGTACGATAGCTTGTCATTCACGCCGGGGTCGGTGGATGAAAGCGCGTCATACTTCACCGGTTGCCCCGCGATGAGCGTTCCGGTTGTCTGTTGGACGATCACTGGTGTGGGAGCGACGTTGGCAACCTGGATCATTGCCTCAGCTCGATCCGCTGCACTTTGGTCATCGTGGGCTATAACGGTCAACGTGAAGTCGCCTTCGTCAATGGCCGCAAAAGCCATCGGACTTACGCCACTGTCGGTGGACCAGGTGAATGGAGTGGCGACATCGAGTGAACTCACGACTCCGTTGCGAGCGTTGGAACTGCGATCCACGGCAATATCCCCACCCATTTCGTTGAGTGGGTAGTAGGCCGAAAGATCGGCTTCGGTGCCAACGACACCCTCGGCATGGATCTTGGCGATCTGCTGGGCAGTTAACGCTCGACGCCAAATCCCTAGCTCGTCGAGCTTGCCATCCAGTGCCTGGTTGGGATCGAAGCCTCCTCCAACACTATCTTGCTCTTGGCCTACGATTAAACCACCTGCCGCGACTTGCAATGGTGCAAGTGGCATCGCTTGCGTGCTGCCAATCTGCAGCCCGTCGATGTAAACCGCTACCGAAGTATCTAAGCCATTGCGAAGGATAACGAAATGGTGCCATTGGTTGTCGCTAAACGAAGTGGCGGATGTGAATGTGGTGATGTTGCCTCGGTGATAGAAGCTGACGGTATTGCCTTGTGTTGCAATCAACAGTTCATTGTCACCGGATGGAACCTGTGCATTGGCGGCGCTTAAGACAGCTTGAAAGCGTGTCGTCGCAGTTCGTAGCCAAAACGCGATCGTTACGTCAGAAGCCCCATCCAATATGGCTGGATCCAAGTCGATGACATCATTGTTCATCGCTAACGAGCCCGTGGTCAAATCGGTCACAACACCTCTGGCGTCGGTGACGGTTACCTGTCGTGTCGGTGGAGTTAAACCTGGGTCGGTAATAGTCAGGCCCGCTGCAGCCAGCAACTCGTCCGCCGTCTTACTGTCACCCTCATTCAAGTTCACCGTCTGCGGTGTGCCTGCGATCACGGGTGCCAGGTTTTGAGAGAAGAATGGGAACGCACCAGTTGCCGCGTGCGATACCGTGTACTTGCCAGTACCGTTTGGCGTGAAGGTAATCGTCGTTCCCGTTCCCGTTGCGACCGGCGCGCCTGCTGGATCGAATACCTTCCAGGCACCTGAGGAGGCCGTTGTCAGTGTCACCAAGTTGCCTTCGAGCGAAGTCAAATTTTGGTTCGCTGGCGACAGACCCGATATAGGTAGAGTCAAGCTGCGGAGACTGGTCAGTTTACCAATCGCGTCGGAGGGTGCGTACAGAATGCTATTGTGATTCTCAACGGACGAGTACAGTGTGTACGGTGAATTACTGGGAGACCCTGCTGACAAATTGTACGCCCGTATGACGTACGTGCCCGAAGCAGGAATGGTGAAATCGATCAGCGCCGTTGACCCTGGAGCTGCAACATGCGAAGCACTGCTAGCACCCGTATCGTCAATGAGATAGAGCCCCATGATGAAAGCGCGAGGCGGTACTTCGAATATCACTCGCGAACCTTCTAACGCGGTAAACGAGAATCTTTTGCTGCCAAACCCATTCAAGTTTCCCTGAATTGTGATATGCGGAATCGTGGTCGCGGTCGGTATTGCCGCGTTCGCTTGCAGGCTCCAAGGTCCATCGTCGATCGGCTGCGGAGGCGTCGAATTTTGGCCAATTTGTTCAACAATTTGAGTCGTGAACGGATTCGCGATTCCCGTACCATGCAGATTGAGATCCTTGAGCTTGGACAACCCATCGAGTGACTGAATGTCCGTCACGTTCTCGTTGCCGCTCAGGTTGAGAGATCGTAAACTGCTAAGCGTCGTAAGCTGAGCAAAATTCGCCTGCACAATGTCGCCGTTATTCAAATTGGCTGCACCGTATCCATTGACGGGATACGTTCCGCCCACAGCCGCGTACGGTACCAAAGTACCACCACCTCCACTGGTTACTTCCGGATTCGTCGAAGTATCAGATCCGGTCTCGGTTTGATGAGTAGCGAGATAAAGCTGGCTACCGGATCCAACCTTCACGTGCCCCGCCACGGGGCCAATGTTGGGCTGCGCCGCACCGTTCTCGAAAACCTCGATTTCACGATAGCTTACCGTGCCGCCATCGGACGAAGTCGCGGTCAGCGACAACTCGTTGGTAGTGATAGGCGTGTTGAAAACGAGCCAGAACGAGTCTACACCTGCATTGCCCCCGCTGGTTGTTCCACTGACGGTCCAAGTGCCAAGCGGCAGAAAGAAGCCCGTTGAAGATAAATACCTTAGTGTGTACGTGCCATCATCTCGATTGCCAAAACCGTTGTAAATCGCAATCCCACTGATCGTTTTGCTGGCTCCAAAATCGAGAATGACTTCGCTGTTCTGCGCTACGATTGCGTACTTGCCGTCAAACGACGTTGTATTTTGACTAGCTACCGAGTTACCGGAAAGATCCAGCGACTGCAAGTTCGTCAATTTGTCCAAGCCGTCCAATGTTCGGATGCCAAGTCCACTGGCATCCAGTGTGGAAATTGAAACAAGATCACTTGTTCGCACCGGACCGTAGATCTGTGGAATGCCACTTGCGTCAATTGTTGCAGGCTTGCCAAGGGCACTGGCTATCGCACGATTGAGAGCCGCATTTTCTATTTCGACCAATGGATCCACTGCTGGCCGCGTATCCTGAGAAATACTTTCCTCGAGCGTGGTCAACACAACCACGTCGCCAGGAGTGGAATCGCGAATTTCGATAGGCTCACCGGTAATGCTGTCCGCTCCGCTACGACCGAAGATGCGGTCGATATCGTTGTTGCCGACCAGCAAATCGTCCCCATCTCCACCATCGATCAAATCGCGATCTGGCAGCGTAGTAGTACCCGCGAATTGTCCACGAGAAGGAGCGTCCATGTCAAAGGTAAATGTGGACGCTGTATCATGCACGCGCAGGTAATAGGTGCCGGCTGGAACATTGCGCAGATCGAACACCGATTGATGGGCCGCGACAATCCCGCCGTTTGCGTCGATCAAGTCGACTGGCCCCTTAATTTCGTGATGGTCCACCGAAACGTGTAGCGTGTACGTTTGCCCGGCGGGAATAGGGCCCCCAGTTGCGTTATTGGCTACGATTTCTCCATTCTGGGAAATCGCATCATATTTTGCCACTCCGATGTAGAAGGTGCCAGACGCTGAAAACGTGTGATCAATGAACGACGCAGTCCCGGTTCCTTGACCTGAATCTGCGCCCGGACCTTGACCGTCGTCGTCTGTAGCTAGTTGATTACCGCTAGCGTCGAACAGGAACAGCTCTGTATCAAAGCTATTGTTATCGATATCAAAGATCGCTCGACTGCCAGCGATCGCTGTGAACTTGTAATAGTCGTAGGTACCGTCGCCAGTTCCTTGAATGCTCACGTGCGGGATATTGGTGGATTGCTCAATGTTGTCACTGGAAACATGTGACCAATGGGCAATGTCCAGGTCTTGAGCGCGACGACGCGGAGAATTCACAGGTTGTTCGGTGACAAACGTCGGGGATGCAGCATCCGTCAGCAGACGAATATAGTTGCCTGCTTTACCGTCTCCCAGCGTCGTAAAGCGGAACCACTTGTCGTCACCTTCGGACGGTAGCTCGAAGGGCTCGCCTGCGTTGGAAAAGACCTCAGTGCGTCCCGTCTCTGGATTTACAACGAACGAACCACTGCCTGGAACCGAAAAATTCTCGATATCAAAGATACCCGCAGTCGGCAGTTCGACCTGTTTGAGTGCCCCGTGCGCGACGTAAACCTGTCCAGCTTGAATATTTCCGCTTTGGCTCTTCGCGAGTGAACTGCTGATCGTGATGTCGTCGATACCGTCGCCGTTGAGATCGACAGTCGACAACTTTCGCGTCGACTGGAATTCGTCCGAGTAGGGAACGATCGTGTCGGCTTCATGTAAAGAAAAACGGGGAACGAAACCGTTCGCATTCTTCGATTCGATGACGTCAGCCATGTTATGGAACACGAACACCGAACTCGATTCTTTTCCAGCTGTTGTCGCTGCGAGATCCAGTGCACCATCACCATCAAAGTCACCGCTCGTGAGGACCCCTGTAAATCCATCGATGCTGGCGTTTGGAGTTGCGCTTACGGTTCGACCGGCGTTGCCGTAATAGATATTGTTCTGTCCAAGATTTTGTCCTGGAACACCTTGGACGATCGCAAAGTCATCGCGACCGTCGTCGTTCAAGTCACCGAGCGCATAAGGCGTTCCCGACTCATTACCAAAAGTTGTGACGGTTATTGCATAACGTTTTGGACGGGGTGTGCTTTGCAACGCCAGGAAATCATTTTCTG
Proteins encoded in this window:
- a CDS encoding PEP-CTERM sorting domain-containing protein — its product is MIKRMLLGLAVALAIGSSGACNAAIVVSGEFFPVTEQFTGDVAIGIYATSNVDTVILSYNVPTLFTNPAVASFVSFEATNFGFGTETANVLSAPFAANRGFSGAAGNVPAIANQRLKVGEITFSVSNAPAGQTEVGQFLNTGFDANFFQFNTSQGTVNASNGLATVGNPSLGIQATAVPEPSSLGVLAIGLVASTFRGRRKRVA